The [Bacillus] selenitireducens MLS10 genome includes a region encoding these proteins:
- a CDS encoding DeoR/GlpR family DNA-binding transcription regulator produces the protein MLAIERKKAIKEQIIEKKSIIVAELTKEFKVTEETIRRDLKQLEEEGILTRTYGGAYISEGVQNDVDINLREHIHVEGKKKIAKECMKHIHNGDSIFLDASTTSLMIATMLTDMQLTVVTNSIKVVQSLNENPTINVVVIGGQFARSSQSNLGRLSEESLENYYFDTAFISCRSVSMEHGITDSNELQAGIRKIAARHGNTVFLIADYTKFDKTSFTRISGFEPVDHVVVDGPLSEDWHAFLEGQGIDLHQA, from the coding sequence ATGCTGGCAATTGAACGAAAGAAAGCCATAAAAGAACAGATTATCGAAAAGAAAAGCATCATCGTTGCCGAGCTGACCAAAGAGTTCAAAGTAACCGAGGAAACCATCCGCCGTGATCTGAAGCAGCTCGAAGAGGAAGGCATATTAACACGGACATACGGTGGCGCTTATATCTCCGAAGGCGTCCAAAACGATGTGGACATCAATCTCCGTGAGCATATCCACGTCGAAGGGAAGAAAAAGATCGCCAAAGAGTGTATGAAGCATATCCATAACGGCGATTCGATCTTCCTTGATGCGTCGACCACGTCGCTCATGATCGCGACGATGCTGACGGATATGCAGCTGACCGTCGTGACGAACTCGATTAAAGTCGTCCAGTCACTGAATGAGAATCCGACCATTAACGTCGTGGTCATCGGTGGCCAGTTTGCCCGGTCATCCCAGTCCAATCTCGGCAGACTCTCCGAAGAGTCGCTTGAGAATTACTATTTTGACACGGCCTTCATCTCCTGCCGCTCCGTCAGTATGGAACACGGCATCACGGATTCGAATGAACTGCAGGCCGGCATTCGAAAAATCGCCGCCAGACACGGAAACACCGTCTTCCTGATTGCCGATTACACGAAGTTTGATAAGACGTCCTTCACAAGGATCTCTGGCTTTGAGCCGGTTGATCACGTCGTGGTCGACGGGCCTTTATCAGAGGATTGGCACGCTTTCCTTGAAGGGCAGGGGATCGATCTTCACCAGGCGTAA
- a CDS encoding class II aldolase/adducin family protein, which yields MATAKYLSDFEAKKMICEIGDRIYKKNFVAANDGNISVKVGDNTIWTTPTGVSKGFMRPDMMVKMNLDGKILQGKMKPSSEVKMHLRAYKENTEIRSVVHAHPPVATSFAIAGVELNRPISPEAVVLLGTVPIAEYATPGTEEVPESIAPYCNTHNAVLLANHGALTWGKDIIEAYYRMESLEHYALMTMYSTNIIQKTNELNCDQISDLMGIRSKLGIHSGGTPSCQPERQETKKDVDIEAIVAAVTQEVIGKLQERRN from the coding sequence ATGGCGACAGCTAAATATCTGTCTGATTTTGAAGCGAAAAAGATGATCTGTGAAATTGGAGATCGCATATATAAAAAGAACTTCGTGGCCGCAAATGATGGAAACATCTCCGTTAAAGTGGGAGACAATACCATTTGGACGACCCCAACAGGTGTCAGTAAGGGCTTTATGCGACCGGATATGATGGTGAAGATGAACCTCGACGGAAAAATCCTGCAAGGGAAGATGAAGCCCTCGTCGGAAGTGAAAATGCACCTGCGTGCCTATAAAGAAAACACGGAGATCCGTTCCGTTGTCCACGCCCATCCGCCGGTGGCGACGTCCTTTGCCATTGCCGGCGTGGAACTGAATCGCCCGATCTCTCCGGAGGCCGTTGTCCTGCTTGGGACCGTTCCGATTGCCGAGTATGCAACACCCGGCACGGAAGAGGTGCCCGAATCGATTGCGCCATATTGCAACACGCACAATGCCGTACTTCTCGCCAATCACGGGGCACTGACCTGGGGGAAGGATATCATCGAAGCCTACTACCGGATGGAAAGTCTTGAGCACTACGCCCTCATGACGATGTATTCGACGAACATCATTCAAAAGACGAATGAACTGAACTGCGATCAGATCTCGGATTTGATGGGAATCCGTTCAAAGCTCGGTATCCATTCAGGAGGGACCCCGTCTTGTCAGCCCGAGAGACAGGAAACGAAGAAGGATGTCGATATTGAAGCGATCGTGGCGGCAGTGACCCAGGAAGTGATCGGGAAGCTGCAGGAAAGGAGGAATTGA
- a CDS encoding sugar ABC transporter ATP-binding protein produces MGKTVFEMKNITIEFPGVKALDSVNFITESGVSHALIGANGAGKSTLMKVLSGAYNHYTGEIFMNGEKATIRSPKDAQDLGIQIVYQEVDTALIPYLSVAENIMLNETVSDLGKRQTVDWKHIYTRAKEVLDSIHVSVSPRKLVSELSLSEKQMILIARAVSRDCKLLVLDEPTAPLSMTETDELFRIVRDLISRNVGVVFISHRLPELFEICEEITIMKNGQFVIKERIANTNINRVVEHMLGQKLGDQFPERTADIGEIMLDVKELNDHQKVNGVTLHTKKGEIVGIAGLVGAGKTEFCKALFGETKKLDGTITLDGKSLKLKSPYDAVNAGMALVPEERRKEGVLVHENVTVNFSAASMNHFLKAFSFLDFRKETAKAKEMIGKLGVKTPSEKTIVENLSGGNQQKIAIGKWLVADAQLYLFDEPTKGVDVGAKKDIYTLITQLAEKGKSVIYASSELSEIMGICDRIYVMYDGKIVKEVRKEETNEEMLLLYSTGGGESE; encoded by the coding sequence TTGGGAAAGACGGTCTTTGAAATGAAAAACATCACCATTGAATTTCCTGGTGTGAAGGCCCTGGATTCGGTGAATTTCATTACGGAATCAGGTGTATCCCACGCCCTGATCGGGGCCAACGGGGCTGGCAAATCAACGCTGATGAAGGTTCTGTCAGGGGCCTACAATCACTATACCGGTGAGATTTTCATGAACGGTGAAAAGGCGACGATCCGCTCACCGAAGGATGCTCAGGATCTCGGGATTCAAATTGTGTATCAGGAAGTGGACACGGCTCTGATCCCGTATTTGAGTGTCGCGGAAAATATCATGTTAAATGAGACAGTCAGTGACCTTGGAAAACGCCAGACGGTGGATTGGAAACATATCTACACACGTGCAAAAGAAGTCCTCGACAGCATTCATGTCAGTGTGTCACCGAGAAAGCTCGTCAGTGAACTGAGCTTATCAGAGAAACAAATGATTTTGATTGCAAGAGCTGTATCAAGGGATTGCAAGCTGCTCGTCCTCGATGAGCCGACGGCACCGCTCAGTATGACCGAGACGGATGAGCTGTTCCGGATCGTCAGGGATCTGATCAGCCGCAACGTCGGCGTCGTCTTTATCTCTCACCGTCTTCCGGAACTGTTTGAGATCTGTGAAGAGATTACCATTATGAAAAACGGTCAGTTTGTCATTAAGGAACGCATCGCAAATACGAATATAAACCGTGTGGTTGAACATATGCTTGGTCAGAAACTCGGTGATCAGTTTCCGGAGAGAACGGCGGACATCGGGGAGATTATGCTCGATGTGAAAGAGCTGAATGATCATCAGAAGGTCAACGGCGTCACGCTTCATACGAAAAAAGGTGAAATCGTCGGCATCGCAGGACTCGTCGGAGCGGGGAAAACAGAGTTTTGCAAAGCGCTCTTCGGCGAGACAAAAAAGCTCGACGGCACAATTACACTGGACGGCAAATCGCTGAAACTGAAGTCACCGTATGACGCCGTAAACGCCGGGATGGCCCTTGTCCCTGAAGAACGCCGCAAGGAAGGGGTCCTCGTGCATGAGAACGTCACGGTCAACTTCAGTGCGGCCAGTATGAATCATTTTTTAAAGGCGTTCAGTTTTCTCGATTTCCGTAAAGAAACTGCCAAGGCGAAGGAGATGATCGGGAAACTCGGGGTTAAAACGCCTTCTGAGAAAACGATCGTTGAAAATCTGTCCGGCGGGAACCAGCAGAAGATCGCCATCGGCAAATGGCTCGTCGCCGATGCGCAGCTTTACCTGTTTGATGAACCGACAAAGGGCGTTGATGTCGGGGCGAAGAAAGACATCTATACGTTAATTACACAGCTCGCGGAAAAAGGAAAGTCCGTCATTTATGCATCCAGTGAACTGTCTGAGATCATGGGGATCTGTGATCGGATCTATGTCATGTATGACGGCAAAATTGTAAAAGAAGTACGTAAAGAAGAAACAAACGAAGAAATGTTGCTTCTTTATTCGACTGGAGGCGGGGAAAGTGAGTAA
- the mtnA gene encoding S-methyl-5-thioribose-1-phosphate isomerase, whose translation MEELVIESVKLDDERDTLIVLDQTVLPTSESYLDLTTVEGVWEAIYELKVRGAPAIGIAAAYGVYLAVKQEDDSDRTGFIKAFDKAKTYLASSRPPAVNLFWALDRMADRLKKSAENQASVPEMKAALKEEAQKIRDEDEEVCKSIGEHALTLLKPDMGILTHCNAGTVATAKYGTALAPLYLGHEQGYNFRVYADETRPLLQGARLTAWELQKAGIDVTLICDNMASIVMKEQKIQAVLVGCDRVAANGDTANKIGTSGVAIMAKHYGIPFYVCAPMSTIDLECATGEEIEIELRSDEEVTEKWYETRMAPKDVSVYNPAFDVTDHTLITGIVTEKGIVYPDYKTGLKEIFRP comes from the coding sequence ATGGAAGAACTGGTGATTGAATCCGTAAAGCTTGATGATGAGCGGGATACTCTGATTGTCCTTGATCAGACGGTGTTGCCGACGTCGGAGAGCTATCTTGATCTGACGACCGTGGAAGGCGTTTGGGAAGCGATTTATGAACTGAAAGTCAGAGGCGCACCTGCAATCGGGATCGCAGCGGCCTACGGAGTCTATCTCGCTGTGAAACAGGAAGATGACAGTGACCGTACCGGATTTATTAAGGCCTTCGACAAAGCGAAAACCTACCTGGCCTCTTCGAGACCTCCGGCAGTCAATCTGTTTTGGGCCCTTGACCGGATGGCTGACAGACTGAAAAAGAGTGCAGAGAATCAGGCAAGCGTTCCTGAAATGAAGGCGGCGTTAAAAGAAGAAGCGCAAAAGATCCGTGACGAGGATGAGGAAGTATGTAAATCCATCGGTGAACATGCGCTGACCCTGTTGAAACCGGATATGGGCATCCTTACTCACTGTAACGCCGGTACCGTTGCCACGGCGAAATACGGGACGGCTCTCGCACCGCTTTATCTCGGTCACGAACAGGGATACAATTTCCGCGTATACGCCGATGAGACGAGACCGCTGTTACAAGGGGCGAGACTCACCGCCTGGGAACTTCAGAAGGCGGGCATTGACGTGACCCTGATCTGTGACAATATGGCCTCGATTGTCATGAAAGAACAGAAGATCCAGGCGGTCCTCGTCGGCTGCGACCGCGTTGCGGCAAACGGTGATACGGCGAATAAGATCGGCACATCCGGCGTTGCCATTATGGCCAAACATTACGGGATTCCGTTTTACGTATGTGCCCCGATGTCGACGATTGACCTTGAGTGTGCGACCGGAGAAGAGATTGAAATCGAACTGAGAAGTGACGAGGAAGTGACCGAGAAGTGGTACGAGACGCGCATGGCACCAAAGGACGTCTCCGTTTATAATCCGGCTTTTGACGTAACTGATCACACGCTCATCACAGGGATTGTGACGGAGAAGGGCATCGTATATCCGGACTATAAGACCGGTTTAAAAGAGATCTTCCGCCCCTGA
- a CDS encoding nucleoside hydrolase: MTKRKIIIDTDPGIDDTYAIIAALSYSGFDVIGITVVAGNVGLEPCVENALGIVNLMDADCLVYPGATGSLMQLDQASGYELKTTVHGERGLGSVTLTPDPSKKSDTHAVDFILETVKAHPGEVEIISLGPMTNLALAIEKDEETMKQVKTIWSMGGGVHRGNRTPVAEFNYWFDPDAVQKTYAIGEDVTFNMIGLDITHQTKLTLDDLFFLKKECGETGRMLSEMAEHYQDMYWQFIKQTGVIIHDLVTVMVAIDPELTDEFDILRGANLQIETEGICKGQTVVQKQATLFADSGLPRNANVYMDIDNIAFKKAFMKLCFPGAYDDYRRYILQEKHG, from the coding sequence ATGACAAAACGGAAAATCATCATCGATACGGACCCTGGCATCGACGACACATACGCGATTATCGCAGCGCTGTCTTATTCAGGTTTTGACGTCATTGGCATCACCGTCGTCGCCGGCAATGTCGGCCTCGAGCCCTGTGTGGAAAACGCCCTTGGGATCGTCAATCTCATGGACGCGGACTGCCTCGTTTATCCGGGGGCGACGGGATCCTTAATGCAGCTCGATCAGGCATCAGGCTACGAGCTGAAGACGACGGTGCACGGGGAGCGGGGCCTCGGCAGCGTGACGCTCACACCTGACCCGTCCAAGAAAAGTGATACCCACGCCGTGGATTTCATCCTCGAGACAGTGAAGGCGCACCCGGGTGAGGTGGAGATCATCTCGCTCGGGCCGATGACGAACCTCGCCCTTGCCATTGAGAAAGACGAAGAGACGATGAAGCAGGTGAAGACGATCTGGTCCATGGGCGGCGGGGTTCACCGCGGCAACCGGACACCGGTAGCGGAGTTCAACTACTGGTTTGACCCGGACGCCGTCCAAAAGACGTACGCCATCGGTGAAGACGTCACGTTCAACATGATTGGCCTCGACATCACCCATCAGACGAAGCTTACCTTGGACGACCTCTTCTTTTTGAAGAAAGAGTGCGGAGAGACCGGGCGCATGCTCAGTGAGATGGCCGAGCACTACCAGGACATGTACTGGCAGTTCATCAAACAGACAGGCGTCATCATTCATGACCTTGTCACGGTCATGGTGGCGATCGATCCGGAACTGACCGATGAGTTCGACATTCTGAGAGGCGCGAACCTCCAGATTGAGACTGAGGGGATCTGTAAAGGCCAGACTGTTGTGCAGAAGCAGGCGACGCTTTTCGCTGACAGTGGTCTCCCGCGCAATGCGAACGTCTACATGGACATCGACAACATCGCGTTTAAGAAAGCCTTTATGAAGCTTTGTTTCCCGGGCGCCTATGACGATTACCGGCGCTATATCCTGCAGGAAAAGCACGGGTGA
- a CDS encoding sugar ABC transporter substrate-binding protein, translating into MKKGILGKSLLVAAVSTVLLAGCGEDDANMNNNVNDADNDGNESEENDANGNDNAGASMEGVPDRFAGDEEIDIRVIRKIGGDNHTAQFLAGAREEGASLGFNVDIFTANGNTAQFHDAIAQAIQEDVDGLIISHGDDDATFEAVEDARAAGIEVVAFDSVPELTEIDNVTVTSQDDEALATLALDQLVEDFDGEANIVYLWVDGFPPMVRRNNVYMEFMEEFEGLNEVDRFGVAAEDTTVQTQNAVAAMLNARGEGEIDAIFATWDAFAIGAARAITEAGRDEIKIYGIDVSNADLEIMQQEGNPWVYTATVDPQLIGAVNMRILAKKLAGEDTPDTYDLEASLISQEQLQASDTPVNMESLSDIVPGWGETDSFLEDWMEVLKSQNQ; encoded by the coding sequence ATGAAAAAGGGGATCCTTGGAAAGTCGCTGTTGGTTGCTGCTGTTTCGACAGTTTTACTGGCCGGTTGTGGAGAAGATGATGCCAATATGAACAATAATGTAAACGATGCAGACAATGACGGTAATGAGTCAGAGGAAAACGACGCAAATGGCAATGATAATGCCGGGGCTTCAATGGAAGGTGTGCCTGATCGCTTTGCAGGTGATGAGGAGATTGATATTCGTGTCATCCGAAAAATCGGAGGCGATAACCATACTGCCCAGTTCCTTGCAGGAGCAAGAGAAGAGGGAGCTTCTCTTGGATTTAATGTGGATATCTTTACGGCAAACGGAAATACGGCTCAGTTCCACGATGCCATTGCTCAGGCGATTCAAGAAGACGTGGACGGTCTGATTATCTCTCACGGTGATGATGATGCGACATTTGAAGCCGTTGAGGATGCCCGTGCAGCAGGCATTGAAGTCGTCGCATTCGATTCCGTTCCGGAGCTGACGGAGATTGATAACGTAACCGTGACGTCTCAGGATGATGAAGCCCTTGCCACCCTGGCACTCGATCAGCTCGTGGAAGATTTTGATGGGGAAGCGAACATCGTGTACTTGTGGGTGGATGGATTCCCGCCTATGGTTCGCAGAAATAATGTGTACATGGAATTCATGGAGGAATTTGAAGGGTTGAATGAAGTAGACCGCTTTGGTGTTGCTGCGGAAGACACGACCGTTCAGACACAGAACGCTGTTGCCGCGATGCTGAATGCAAGAGGTGAGGGCGAAATCGATGCGATCTTTGCAACATGGGATGCCTTTGCCATTGGCGCTGCCCGTGCGATCACAGAAGCCGGCCGCGATGAAATCAAGATTTACGGCATCGACGTATCGAACGCCGACCTTGAAATTATGCAGCAGGAAGGCAACCCTTGGGTTTACACGGCTACCGTTGATCCGCAGTTAATCGGTGCAGTAAACATGCGTATCCTTGCGAAGAAGCTCGCCGGAGAAGACACACCTGACACGTACGACCTTGAAGCGAGTCTGATTTCTCAGGAACAGCTTCAGGCAAGTGATACACCGGTCAATATGGAATCACTCAGTGATATCGTGCCGGGCTGGGGAGAGACGGATTCTTTCCTTGAGGACTGGATGGAAGTATTGAAGAGTCAAAATCAATAA
- a CDS encoding response regulator transcription factor — translation MQTIMIVDDEQGLREMTDLYLKSKGYGTILAEDGERALSLIQDTVPDLILLDIEMPGMDGLEVCREIRSQLSIPVIFLSVRRSTMDKVACFELGADDYMTKPFDFEELEARIKANIRMYAMNPSSEGPKLRYGHLVIDPEACKCEVEGESISLTAKEMKLLLHFAKHPNQVWTHEQLYDRIWNLDATGYVETVKVHISHLRRKIERTPNRPEYIQTVRGFGYRFVPGKH, via the coding sequence TTGCAGACGATTATGATCGTGGACGATGAACAGGGACTCAGGGAAATGACCGATCTGTATCTGAAGAGTAAAGGCTACGGGACCATATTGGCTGAGGATGGAGAGCGTGCCCTTTCGCTCATTCAGGATACCGTTCCGGATCTTATACTTCTTGATATTGAGATGCCGGGCATGGATGGACTCGAGGTATGCCGTGAAATAAGAAGCCAACTGTCGATACCGGTCATCTTTCTCAGTGTGAGGAGAAGTACGATGGACAAGGTGGCCTGTTTTGAACTGGGGGCAGACGATTATATGACGAAACCCTTCGATTTTGAGGAGCTCGAAGCACGGATCAAAGCCAATATCCGCATGTATGCGATGAACCCCTCGTCTGAAGGCCCTAAACTTCGTTATGGGCATCTTGTCATTGATCCCGAAGCCTGTAAATGCGAAGTGGAAGGGGAATCCATCAGCCTGACGGCGAAAGAAATGAAGCTGTTGCTGCATTTTGCGAAACATCCTAACCAGGTCTGGACACACGAACAGCTGTATGATCGGATCTGGAATTTGGATGCAACAGGTTATGTGGAGACGGTGAAAGTGCATATCAGTCATCTCCGGCGAAAAATCGAACGGACCCCGAATCGTCCTGAATATATTCAGACGGTCCGCGGGTTTGGCTATCGCTTCGTTCCCGGGAAACACTAG
- a CDS encoding ABC transporter permease, with the protein MSKSNTNTAKPGFDLFDFLYRYGTLILIVVLIIFFTLMNPNFLSTGNIINILRSISIVTIIAVGITISLSVNGFDLSVGSVASLANAVVISMFVWYQQPTMIAIAAGILAALAVGAFNAFMIVKVRIPDLLMTLATMFIIQGVALTYTRGATVSQNMIMPDGTFAEGQIPALFAALGRVPWIIIIMAITVLVVHIFLTYTKHGRYMYVIGGNQEAARLSGIPVNKYKVIAYLLSATFAAIGGMILASRIMTAEINAGGPYLMDAVAAAFIGFAVLGAGKPNAFGTFIGAVLIGILANGLVMMSVPYYAMDIVKGTILALALALTYYKIK; encoded by the coding sequence GTGAGTAAATCCAATACCAATACGGCAAAGCCCGGCTTTGACCTCTTCGATTTTTTGTACCGCTATGGAACACTGATTCTGATTGTCGTGCTCATTATCTTCTTCACATTAATGAACCCGAATTTCCTTTCTACGGGGAACATCATCAATATTTTACGCTCCATTTCCATCGTGACGATTATTGCTGTCGGGATTACGATCTCGCTGTCGGTCAACGGGTTTGATCTCTCCGTCGGCTCGGTGGCATCGCTTGCGAACGCTGTGGTCATTTCCATGTTTGTCTGGTACCAGCAGCCGACGATGATCGCCATCGCAGCGGGGATACTAGCAGCCCTCGCAGTCGGCGCGTTCAATGCCTTTATGATTGTCAAAGTGCGCATCCCTGATTTGTTAATGACGCTCGCGACGATGTTCATTATCCAGGGTGTGGCGCTGACTTATACACGTGGTGCCACCGTGTCCCAAAACATGATCATGCCGGATGGCACGTTCGCCGAAGGGCAAATTCCTGCGCTCTTCGCCGCACTTGGGCGCGTCCCGTGGATTATCATTATTATGGCGATTACCGTCCTCGTCGTGCACATCTTTTTGACGTATACGAAGCATGGCCGGTATATGTACGTCATTGGCGGGAATCAGGAAGCGGCAAGGCTGTCGGGTATTCCCGTCAACAAATACAAAGTGATTGCGTATTTGCTGTCTGCGACGTTTGCCGCAATCGGGGGTATGATCCTCGCGTCGCGCATCATGACCGCGGAAATCAATGCCGGAGGTCCCTATCTGATGGATGCCGTAGCCGCGGCCTTTATCGGGTTTGCCGTCCTCGGAGCCGGGAAGCCCAATGCCTTCGGGACGTTTATCGGTGCCGTGCTGATCGGGATTCTGGCCAACGGGCTTGTGATGATGAGTGTGCCTTATTATGCGATGGATATCGTAAAAGGGACGATTCTCGCTTTGGCCCTTGCATTGACCTATTACAAAATCAAATAA
- the mtnK gene encoding S-methyl-5-thioribose kinase → MTNQDFASSYTTMKEEDVKAYVTSQMRYFSEDAELDVKEIGDGNLNYIFRVKDKATDRSVIIKQAGPVARISDEFVVSPDRNRIEYDILKLQGELAPGLVPGVYHYDSMMNCMSMEDLSDHQIMRDALMEKKHLPAFSDHITTFLVKTLLHTSDVVMNHKEKKDEVRSFINPDLCEISEDLVFTEPFYDCPRNDVFEGTKPVVEQEIWADEALKLETAKLKFDFMTHAQALIHGDLHTGSVFVQEGSTKVIDPEFAFYGPAGYDVGNVVANLMFAYVNGSVTMDAGTEKEEYLAFLERTIKEVVDLFISKFQAEWDSVEKDRTATYEGFQAYYLDGILEDASGVAGCELIRRTVGIAHVKDLTAIEDEKARVRAETVCLRTGKRLVMDRAAIKSGAAFFDVLQKQLSDTMKEA, encoded by the coding sequence ATGACGAATCAGGATTTTGCTTCCAGCTACACGACCATGAAGGAAGAAGACGTGAAAGCTTATGTGACGTCACAGATGCGCTATTTTTCAGAAGATGCAGAGCTCGATGTCAAAGAAATCGGGGATGGGAACCTGAACTACATCTTTCGCGTGAAGGACAAAGCGACAGACCGTTCGGTGATTATCAAACAGGCCGGGCCGGTTGCCCGTATCTCCGATGAGTTCGTCGTATCCCCGGATCGAAACCGGATTGAATACGATATTTTGAAGCTGCAGGGTGAACTTGCCCCGGGACTTGTGCCGGGGGTGTACCATTATGATTCGATGATGAACTGCATGTCCATGGAAGATTTATCGGATCATCAGATTATGCGTGATGCCCTGATGGAAAAAAAGCACTTACCGGCGTTTTCTGATCACATCACGACGTTTCTCGTGAAGACACTCCTTCACACATCCGACGTGGTGATGAATCATAAGGAGAAGAAAGACGAAGTCCGTTCCTTTATCAATCCGGATCTTTGTGAGATCAGTGAAGACCTCGTGTTCACGGAACCGTTCTACGATTGCCCGCGAAATGACGTGTTTGAAGGAACGAAGCCCGTGGTGGAGCAGGAAATTTGGGCAGACGAGGCGCTGAAGCTGGAGACGGCGAAACTGAAATTTGACTTTATGACCCATGCTCAGGCGCTGATTCACGGGGATCTTCATACCGGATCGGTGTTTGTTCAGGAAGGCTCGACGAAGGTCATCGATCCGGAATTCGCATTTTACGGTCCGGCGGGCTATGACGTGGGGAACGTGGTGGCGAATTTGATGTTTGCCTACGTGAACGGCAGCGTCACGATGGATGCGGGCACGGAAAAAGAAGAGTATCTTGCGTTTCTTGAACGCACCATAAAAGAAGTGGTGGATCTCTTTATCTCGAAGTTTCAGGCAGAGTGGGACTCCGTCGAAAAAGACCGCACGGCAACGTACGAGGGATTTCAAGCGTATTATCTTGATGGCATCCTCGAAGATGCGTCAGGTGTCGCCGGCTGCGAGCTGATCAGACGCACCGTCGGCATCGCCCACGTGAAAGATCTGACCGCAATCGAAGACGAAAAGGCCCGCGTCAGAGCGGAGACGGTATGTCTTCGAACCGGCAAACGGCTGGTGATGGACCGGGCAGCGATCAAGAGCGGCGCAGCGTTCTTTGATGTCCTTCAAAAACAGCTGTCAGACACGATGAAGGAGGCGTAA